The Paenibacillus tianjinensis genome has a window encoding:
- the gltB gene encoding glutamate synthase large subunit — MRHTELPGKQGLYDPQFEKDACGMGFVAHIKGKPSHDIVSNALTMLFNMEHRGGQGSEPNSGDGAGIMLQIPHRFFAGEASKLGFELPEQGFYGVGMIFLSHNEEIRARHEALLNEIIAEEGQAVLGYRDVPTFDEMLGKTAKAAKPYVRQVFISRAEGLADELAFERKLFVIRKRAELAIRYGGVEEAESFYMPSMSCRKIVYKGMLTTEQVGQFYLDLQNEELESAIAMVHSRFSTNTFPSWERAHPYRFMIHNGEINTLRGNVNWMHARQSLFKSEVYGEDLSKIKPIVNPDGSDTAMFDNTFEFLYLSGRSLPHVAMMMVPEPWSNHESMGDEKKAFYEYHSTLMEPWDGPAAMGFTDGVQIGAMLDRNGLRPARYYVTKDDMIILSSEAGVLDIPAENVLYKDRLRPGRMLLVDTKQGRIISDEEVKAAIASEQPYRQWLDEHLIGLDQLPDAPELPNPKHDNVQQLQQSFGYTFEDLRKVLEPMASTGAEAVASMGYDAPLAVLSDRPQRLYNYFKQMFAQVTNPPIDAIREELVTSTATTIGPERNLLKPEPESCRQISLESPILSNEDFAKIRHVRRAGFKSMSIPILFPAELGAEGMRIALERMNEAADRVMAKGHNILILSDRGVDRENAAIPALLAVSSLHHHLIRSGTRTKVSILLESGEPREVHHYALLLGYGVSAVNPYLAFESLDDMIGQGLLRGISHEKAVKNYIKAATKSVVKILSKMGISTIQSYRGAQIFEAVGLNSEFVDRYFTWTPSRIGGIGLEEVAAEALIHHNRAFTDKDGNDKVLDSGGEYQWRSDGEEHLFNPQTIHLLQHSVRSGDYGLYKKYAALVQGESKKHQTIRSMLEFKTTNQPVPLEEVEPAESIMKRFKTGAMSFGSISKEAHETLAIAMNRIGGKSNTGEGGEDPARFIPDANGDSRRSAIKQVASGRFGVTSNYLVNADEIQIKMAQGAKPGEGGQLPGRKVYPWVAEVRGSTAGVGLISPPPHHDIYSIEDLAELIYDLKNANPRASINVKLVSEVGVGTIAAGVAKGRADIILISGYDGGTGASPLNSIRHAGLPWELGLAETHQTLMLNNLRDRVVLETDGKMLSGRDLAVAVLLGAEEYGFATAPLVAVGCIMMRVCQMDTCPVGVATQNPELRKNFTGDPQHVVNFMTFVAQDLREIMAELGFRTIEEMVGRTDCLDAVRASSHWKKKGVDLSSLLHTPELPEGSTRFRSKFQNHGLEETIDVSKLLDLAAPALESGQVVEASLPITNVNRAVGTILGSELTRKYGAAGLPDDTIRLHFTGSAGQSLGAFVPKGITITVEGDSNDYVGKGLSGGKLIIKPSPKATFAAEDNIIIGNTALYGATSGEAYISGIAGERFAVRNSGAKVVVEGVGDHGCEYMTGGRVAVLGPTGRNFAAGMSGGIAYVYDPDNTFIKRCNLEMVLLERVEEADEAAELHSLIARHAELTDSAAASRILDSWEASLPKFVRVIPKDYKRMLEQIRKVEQTGLTGEAALMAAFEANMRELARVGG, encoded by the coding sequence ATGAGACACACTGAACTGCCCGGCAAACAGGGCCTTTATGATCCCCAGTTCGAAAAAGATGCATGCGGCATGGGTTTTGTTGCCCATATTAAAGGAAAACCTTCCCATGATATCGTTAGCAACGCTTTGACTATGCTCTTTAATATGGAGCATCGGGGAGGACAGGGAAGCGAGCCGAACTCTGGTGACGGAGCTGGCATTATGCTGCAGATTCCTCACCGTTTCTTTGCCGGTGAAGCCAGTAAGCTTGGCTTTGAACTGCCGGAACAGGGCTTTTATGGCGTGGGTATGATCTTTTTGTCTCACAACGAGGAGATCCGCGCCCGTCACGAGGCTCTCTTAAATGAGATTATTGCCGAAGAAGGCCAGGCGGTGCTTGGATACCGTGATGTGCCTACCTTCGACGAAATGCTGGGCAAGACCGCTAAGGCAGCCAAGCCTTATGTCCGCCAGGTATTTATCAGCCGTGCTGAGGGCCTTGCCGATGAGCTGGCTTTTGAACGCAAGCTGTTTGTGATCCGCAAGCGTGCCGAGCTCGCCATCCGCTACGGCGGTGTGGAAGAGGCTGAATCCTTCTATATGCCAAGTATGTCCTGTCGGAAGATCGTATACAAAGGCATGTTGACAACCGAGCAAGTAGGCCAGTTTTACCTGGATCTGCAGAATGAAGAGCTGGAGTCGGCGATTGCGATGGTGCACTCCCGTTTCAGCACCAATACGTTCCCAAGCTGGGAGCGTGCCCACCCGTACCGCTTCATGATCCATAATGGCGAGATCAACACACTGCGGGGGAATGTAAACTGGATGCATGCCCGCCAGTCCCTGTTCAAGAGCGAAGTATACGGTGAAGACCTGAGCAAGATCAAACCGATCGTAAATCCGGACGGTTCTGACACTGCGATGTTCGACAACACCTTTGAGTTCCTGTATCTCAGCGGACGCTCCCTGCCGCATGTGGCGATGATGATGGTGCCTGAGCCTTGGAGCAATCATGAAAGTATGGGCGATGAGAAGAAAGCCTTCTATGAATACCACAGCACTCTGATGGAGCCGTGGGACGGCCCCGCCGCGATGGGCTTTACCGATGGTGTGCAAATCGGTGCAATGCTTGACCGTAACGGCCTGCGCCCTGCACGCTACTATGTAACCAAAGACGATATGATTATCTTATCCTCTGAAGCTGGAGTGCTTGATATTCCGGCAGAGAATGTACTATATAAAGACCGCCTGAGACCAGGCCGCATGCTGCTGGTGGATACAAAGCAGGGACGAATTATCTCCGACGAGGAAGTAAAGGCCGCCATCGCCTCCGAGCAGCCTTACCGCCAGTGGCTGGATGAGCATCTCATCGGCCTCGACCAGCTTCCGGATGCTCCGGAGCTGCCAAATCCGAAGCATGACAATGTGCAGCAGCTGCAGCAGTCATTCGGCTACACATTTGAGGATCTGCGCAAGGTATTGGAGCCTATGGCTTCCACCGGTGCCGAAGCCGTTGCTTCCATGGGCTACGATGCCCCGCTGGCCGTGCTATCGGACCGCCCGCAGCGTCTCTACAACTATTTTAAACAAATGTTCGCGCAGGTAACCAATCCGCCGATCGATGCGATTCGTGAGGAGCTGGTTACTTCTACAGCCACCACGATCGGGCCGGAACGCAACCTGCTGAAGCCGGAACCGGAGAGCTGCCGGCAGATTTCATTGGAATCGCCGATTCTCTCCAACGAGGATTTCGCGAAGATCCGCCATGTCCGCCGTGCCGGCTTCAAGTCGATGTCGATTCCGATCCTGTTCCCGGCTGAGCTTGGAGCGGAAGGAATGCGCATTGCCCTCGAACGCATGAATGAAGCAGCTGACCGTGTAATGGCTAAAGGACATAATATTCTTATTCTGTCTGACCGCGGTGTAGACCGTGAGAATGCCGCAATACCGGCTCTGCTCGCTGTATCCAGCCTGCATCACCACTTGATCCGCTCCGGGACACGGACGAAGGTCAGCATTCTGCTGGAGTCCGGCGAACCGCGTGAAGTGCATCATTACGCGCTTCTCCTTGGCTACGGCGTCAGTGCGGTCAATCCATACCTTGCTTTTGAAAGCTTGGATGACATGATCGGGCAAGGCCTGCTGCGCGGAATTTCGCATGAGAAGGCTGTGAAGAATTACATTAAGGCTGCGACGAAGAGCGTAGTTAAAATATTGTCCAAGATGGGGATCTCCACGATCCAATCGTACCGCGGTGCACAGATTTTTGAAGCTGTCGGCCTGAATTCGGAGTTTGTGGACCGTTACTTTACCTGGACACCTTCCCGTATCGGCGGTATCGGCCTTGAGGAAGTAGCTGCTGAAGCACTGATTCATCACAACCGTGCGTTCACCGACAAGGACGGCAACGACAAGGTGCTTGATTCCGGCGGTGAATATCAATGGCGCAGTGACGGGGAAGAGCATTTGTTCAACCCGCAGACGATTCACTTGCTTCAGCATTCCGTGCGGAGCGGGGACTATGGCTTGTACAAGAAATATGCGGCGCTCGTTCAGGGTGAGAGCAAGAAGCACCAGACCATCCGCTCCATGCTGGAATTCAAAACAACGAACCAGCCGGTTCCGCTCGAAGAAGTAGAGCCTGCAGAATCGATTATGAAACGCTTTAAGACCGGAGCCATGTCGTTCGGTTCCATCAGTAAGGAAGCTCATGAGACACTGGCGATTGCAATGAACCGCATCGGTGGCAAGAGCAATACCGGTGAAGGCGGGGAAGATCCGGCGCGCTTTATTCCGGACGCTAACGGCGATTCCCGCCGCAGTGCGATTAAGCAGGTGGCATCCGGCCGGTTCGGGGTAACCTCGAACTATCTGGTGAACGCTGATGAGATCCAGATCAAGATGGCACAGGGGGCTAAACCTGGTGAAGGCGGACAGCTTCCGGGCCGCAAGGTATATCCTTGGGTAGCCGAAGTGCGCGGTTCCACAGCGGGTGTGGGCCTGATTTCACCGCCGCCGCATCATGATATTTATTCCATCGAGGATTTGGCCGAACTGATTTATGATCTGAAGAATGCCAATCCGCGTGCGAGCATTAATGTGAAGCTCGTGTCTGAGGTGGGTGTCGGAACGATCGCTGCCGGCGTAGCCAAGGGCCGTGCCGATATTATTCTGATCAGCGGATATGACGGCGGTACAGGGGCATCCCCGTTGAACTCCATCCGTCATGCCGGTCTGCCGTGGGAGCTTGGACTCGCGGAGACGCATCAGACGCTTATGCTGAATAACCTGCGTGACCGTGTTGTACTGGAAACCGACGGTAAAATGCTCAGCGGACGCGACCTTGCGGTAGCAGTACTGCTGGGAGCAGAAGAATACGGATTTGCTACAGCACCGCTTGTAGCGGTAGGCTGCATCATGATGCGCGTATGTCAGATGGATACTTGTCCGGTTGGTGTTGCGACACAGAATCCGGAACTGCGTAAGAACTTTACCGGCGACCCGCAGCATGTCGTGAACTTTATGACATTTGTGGCTCAGGACCTGCGCGAAATTATGGCTGAGTTAGGCTTCCGCACCATTGAAGAGATGGTCGGACGCACGGATTGCCTCGATGCTGTACGTGCTTCGAGTCATTGGAAGAAGAAAGGCGTAGATCTGAGCAGTCTGCTGCATACTCCGGAACTGCCTGAAGGCAGCACCCGCTTCCGCAGCAAATTCCAGAACCACGGCCTGGAAGAAACCATCGATGTATCGAAATTGCTGGATCTGGCAGCACCGGCACTGGAATCCGGCCAGGTGGTTGAAGCTTCACTGCCGATTACGAACGTCAACCGTGCAGTGGGCACGATTCTGGGGAGCGAGCTTACCCGCAAATACGGGGCCGCAGGTCTGCCAGATGATACAATCCGTCTGCACTTCACCGGCTCTGCCGGACAAAGTCTGGGAGCTTTCGTACCGAAGGGCATTACAATTACGGTCGAAGGCGACTCCAATGACTATGTGGGTAAAGGGCTGTCCGGAGGCAAGCTGATTATCAAGCCGTCGCCGAAGGCTACCTTTGCTGCTGAGGACAACATTATTATAGGGAATACGGCGCTTTACGGAGCGACCAGCGGTGAGGCGTATATCAGTGGTATCGCCGGTGAACGGTTCGCCGTGCGTAACTCCGGTGCGAAGGTAGTTGTTGAAGGCGTGGGCGACCACGGCTGTGAATATATGACCGGCGGCCGTGTGGCCGTGCTTGGTCCAACCGGCCGCAACTTTGCGGCAGGGATGTCCGGGGGTATCGCTTACGTCTATGACCCGGACAATACCTTCATCAAACGCTGCAACCTGGAAATGGTGCTTCTGGAGCGTGTGGAGGAAGCGGATGAAGCAGCTGAACTGCACAGCCTGATTGCCCGCCATGCAGAGCTTACAGATAGTGCTGCTGCAAGCCGGATCCTGGACAGCTGGGAGGCTTCGCTGCCGAAATTCGTCCGTGTTATTCCGAAGGATTACAAACGGATGCTGGAGCAGATCCGCAAGGTAGAACAGACCGGGTTAACCGGTGAAGCTGCCCTGATGGCTGCCTTCGAAGCCAATATGCGTGAACTTGCGCGTGTTGGAGGCTAA
- a CDS encoding ABC transporter ATP-binding protein, translating to MPVTAEVANKPVASLIGVTKKMGSKTLVSDLTLDITPGQIFGFLGPNGAGKTTTIRMMVGLISISRGDILICGRSIKDHFEEAVANIGAIVENPEMYKFLSGYQNLRQYARMVKGVTKQRIDEVVELVGLGQRIHDKVKTYSLGMRQRLGVAQALLHRPKLLILDEPTNGLDPQGIRELRDYLRRLCQEEGTTVFVSSHLLSEMELMCDSVAIIQNGRLVDVKQLKTVGDAVLPVQETLFEVNDPEAALALIGRGAVKNGGVSIEAGREEIAELNARLVAAGFKVYSIRALSRSLEDQFLEITGGEGIG from the coding sequence ATGCCAGTTACGGCAGAAGTAGCGAATAAGCCGGTTGCCAGCCTGATAGGGGTCACCAAAAAAATGGGTTCCAAGACGCTGGTCAGTGATCTGACGCTGGATATTACGCCCGGACAAATTTTCGGGTTCCTTGGGCCGAACGGTGCCGGTAAAACAACAACGATCCGTATGATGGTGGGACTGATTTCTATCAGCCGCGGGGATATTCTGATCTGCGGGCGCAGCATCAAGGACCATTTTGAGGAAGCTGTAGCCAACATCGGTGCGATCGTGGAAAATCCGGAGATGTATAAGTTCTTAAGCGGTTATCAGAATCTGCGGCAGTATGCCCGAATGGTCAAGGGGGTTACGAAGCAGCGGATTGATGAAGTTGTAGAGCTGGTCGGGCTTGGCCAGAGAATTCATGACAAAGTAAAAACATACTCGCTTGGTATGCGTCAGCGGCTGGGAGTCGCTCAGGCATTGCTGCACCGGCCAAAGCTGCTGATTCTGGACGAGCCGACCAACGGGCTGGATCCGCAAGGGATTCGTGAGCTGCGGGATTATTTGCGGCGCCTGTGCCAGGAGGAAGGAACAACGGTGTTTGTCTCCAGTCACCTGTTGTCGGAGATGGAGCTGATGTGTGACAGTGTGGCCATTATCCAGAACGGGCGTCTGGTTGATGTCAAACAGCTGAAGACGGTAGGAGATGCGGTGCTGCCGGTTCAGGAAACGCTGTTTGAGGTCAATGATCCGGAAGCTGCACTGGCGCTGATCGGCCGCGGAGCAGTGAAGAACGGCGGGGTTTCTATTGAGGCAGGACGCGAGGAAATCGCCGAGCTGAACGCCCGGCTGGTAGCTGCCGGTTTCAAGGTGTACAGCATCAGGGCGCTGTCACGTTCACTGGAAGATCAATTCTTGGAAATTACCGGAGGTGAAGGCATTGGGTGA
- a CDS encoding ABC transporter permease, with protein sequence MGEFAALIHNENIKIYSRVRTWIMLFILALMSALFPALVYYTSSGDSSGTGLWDNFQMAVTIAFFLNTIFTVVVASDAVAGEFSWGTIKLLLIRPWSRSKILLSKYISMVLFSLLSTAVLIVFAYASSLIFSSSEGGAVANQMSWSPAEYSFLDVFCGYIELFLTAALAFMVSSVFRASGLAIGLSLFIMFTKNIFVSIFNPDRFDWAKYLIFTHMDLRGYLLTDSGPGGVTIGFSIAVLAVYYLLFLGVSWLVFSKRDVAA encoded by the coding sequence TTGGGTGAGTTCGCAGCTCTCATACATAATGAGAATATCAAGATTTACAGCCGTGTCCGTACATGGATTATGCTGTTTATTCTGGCACTCATGAGTGCGCTGTTCCCTGCACTGGTCTACTATACGAGCAGCGGAGATTCATCGGGAACCGGATTATGGGACAACTTTCAGATGGCGGTGACGATCGCCTTTTTCCTGAATACAATCTTTACAGTGGTGGTGGCTTCTGACGCTGTGGCGGGCGAGTTCTCCTGGGGAACAATTAAGCTGCTGCTGATCCGCCCGTGGAGCCGCTCCAAAATCCTGCTCTCCAAATACATTTCCATGGTTTTGTTCAGCTTGCTTAGTACAGCCGTGCTGATTGTATTCGCCTATGCTTCATCCCTGATTTTCTCCTCTTCCGAGGGGGGCGCAGTAGCGAATCAGATGTCCTGGAGTCCGGCGGAATATTCCTTCCTGGATGTGTTCTGCGGGTATATCGAGCTGTTTTTGACCGCTGCACTGGCTTTTATGGTCTCCAGCGTTTTCCGGGCTAGCGGTCTGGCCATCGGGCTGTCGCTGTTCATTATGTTTACCAAAAATATTTTCGTCAGCATCTTCAATCCCGATCGCTTTGATTGGGCCAAATATCTGATCTTCACGCATATGGATCTGCGGGGATATCTGCTGACAGACAGCGGTCCGGGAGGGGTTACCATCGGGTTCTCCATAGCGGTACTGGCAGTTTACTACCTGCTGTTCCTGGGAGTTTCCTGGTTGGTTTTCAGCAAAAGAGATGTCGCCGCTTAA
- a CDS encoding bactofilin family protein: MWNRNKQSALFRSTDSLIGHGGNLEGKMQCDTNLRIEGNFSGEIQCQGTVTIGEQSTVLSTIKAREVIIAGKVYGDVTADHRLTMTGTGQLHGNIQAGMLSIMEGSVLNGSVITAEQPAIETAGGHTEAKKADKAGKRASKQQNKLEAG, translated from the coding sequence ATGTGGAATCGAAACAAGCAATCAGCGTTGTTCAGGTCTACCGATTCGTTGATCGGACATGGAGGGAATCTGGAGGGCAAGATGCAATGCGATACCAATTTACGGATTGAGGGTAACTTCAGCGGGGAAATCCAGTGCCAGGGGACTGTAACCATCGGCGAACAAAGTACGGTTCTCTCCACGATCAAAGCCAGGGAGGTCATTATCGCCGGAAAAGTATATGGTGACGTTACTGCCGATCACCGGCTCACCATGACGGGAACCGGACAGCTGCACGGTAATATCCAAGCAGGCATGCTCAGCATCATGGAAGGCAGCGTGCTAAACGGCTCTGTCATCACAGCCGAACAGCCCGCCATTGAAACGGCAGGCGGGCACACCGAAGCCAAGAAGGCTGACAAGGCAGGCAAACGCGCCTCCAAGCAGCAGAATAAGCTCGAAGCGGGCTAA
- a CDS encoding M23 family metallopeptidase, with amino-acid sequence MKTQPDHNRITLLVVREAGRPVRQLQLSKPLALAIPAAAALSISSLVTSMHFHASRSIAELEAEAASLSLTNLRMEMKVSDKEQTLQQLRSQVMELSEEAESIRDQLKSVDALEAQLQSLINPDGSTGRDTDSETDPVSTSMSTPGPLSGMLPAADTAASSARNYGVAFGAEPEPAAASSSLSAVSFRLGAVSSAFNSTVVPQVGGEYIAVYQDDPLELVQETRDDYAEIRSLLEEMVTSITTTITEAKEAKSAEAQLQATKALAEKKRLAPAVIWPTHSKMITSSFGYRSDPFEGVSAYHSGIDIAGSIGDPVYAAMDGEVTASEQMGARGKYIILKHSNGLETWYMHLNGMTVSVGDKVNKGQQIGTLGNTGRSTGPHLHFQVVKQNKAVNPLGYVKP; translated from the coding sequence ATGAAAACTCAGCCAGATCACAACCGGATTACCCTGCTTGTTGTCCGCGAGGCCGGACGTCCGGTCAGGCAGCTCCAGTTATCCAAGCCGCTTGCCCTGGCCATTCCGGCCGCAGCTGCCCTCTCCATCTCCAGTCTGGTCACCTCGATGCATTTTCATGCCTCACGCTCCATTGCCGAGCTGGAGGCCGAGGCTGCTTCCCTGTCGCTGACCAATCTCCGGATGGAAATGAAGGTTTCCGATAAGGAACAGACCCTCCAGCAGCTCCGCAGCCAGGTGATGGAGCTGTCAGAGGAGGCCGAGAGCATCCGGGATCAACTGAAGAGCGTGGATGCGCTTGAAGCGCAGCTGCAATCCCTGATTAATCCGGATGGCAGTACCGGCCGGGATACAGACTCAGAGACCGATCCGGTTTCTACTTCTATGTCCACTCCCGGTCCCCTCTCCGGAATGCTCCCGGCTGCAGACACAGCGGCGTCATCCGCCCGGAACTATGGAGTCGCTTTCGGTGCAGAACCGGAGCCAGCTGCTGCTTCCTCTTCCCTGTCTGCCGTCAGCTTCCGTCTTGGAGCTGTCTCTTCCGCATTCAACAGCACTGTAGTGCCACAGGTTGGCGGGGAGTATATCGCTGTCTATCAGGATGACCCTCTGGAGCTGGTGCAGGAAACCAGAGATGATTACGCAGAAATCCGCAGCCTGCTGGAAGAGATGGTAACCAGCATCACCACAACGATTACAGAAGCCAAGGAGGCCAAGAGCGCAGAGGCTCAGCTGCAGGCTACAAAAGCCCTCGCAGAAAAAAAACGTCTGGCGCCGGCCGTCATCTGGCCTACCCACTCCAAAATGATCACTTCCAGCTTTGGCTACCGCTCTGATCCCTTTGAAGGCGTCTCCGCCTATCATTCAGGCATTGATATTGCCGGCAGCATCGGGGATCCGGTCTACGCGGCAATGGACGGTGAGGTCACTGCGTCCGAGCAAATGGGAGCAAGAGGCAAATACATTATTCTCAAGCATTCGAACGGTCTGGAAACCTGGTACATGCATTTGAACGGGATGACTGTCAGTGTGGGTGATAAGGTGAACAAGGGCCAGCAAATCGGCACACTTGGCAATACCGGACGCAGCACAGGCCCTCATCTCCATTTTCAGGTAGTGAAGCAGAACAAAGCAGTCAATCCCTTAGGATATGTGAAACCATAA
- the cls gene encoding cardiolipin synthase, whose product MIVLLLSLFVLQIAIIVLLEYRRPQRALAWVFLSFCCPPLGLLLYYFLGRDYWQSRKIDKRCTPSRLSEIGVRASGKIKIVQKPEECGNPAFTGHEELLYLLARLSGRNITGRNRSRILPDAQEAYAAMLEAMEAAREHIHLEFYIFRDDEIGEHFQEVMVRKARQGVKVRLLCDGLGSHSLRRKFIGTLKHAGVEVHFFLPLLHSLLDRRFNYRNHRKIMIVDGLIGFTGGMNVGDDYLGKDPKMGYWRDTHLRLEGDSVYHLQAIFLKDWKLAAGDWLSHPRFFPTHSCTGQEAVLVVASGPDGAIDASEEMYFAALCSARRRIWITSPYFIPDPTICRALKNAVLSGVDVRIIIPAKPDNKLVYSASLSYLENLQDAGVKFYRYTRGFMHAKVMIVDDLLATIGSANLDMRSFYSNFELTAVLLHPESIAKLASDFEKDLQYSPFIDPEQFKERAWNVKLIQSLCQLLSPLL is encoded by the coding sequence ATAATTGTGCTCTTACTCAGTCTTTTTGTGCTGCAGATTGCTATCATCGTGCTGCTGGAATACCGCCGTCCGCAAAGGGCGCTGGCTTGGGTGTTCCTTAGCTTCTGCTGCCCTCCGCTGGGTCTGCTGCTCTATTATTTCCTGGGGCGGGATTATTGGCAGAGCCGCAAGATAGACAAGCGCTGTACACCTTCGAGGCTTAGTGAAATCGGTGTCCGTGCCTCCGGTAAAATCAAAATTGTCCAGAAGCCGGAGGAATGCGGAAATCCGGCTTTTACCGGCCATGAGGAACTGCTCTATCTGCTCGCTAGGCTGTCCGGCCGGAATATTACAGGCCGCAACCGCAGCCGGATCCTGCCAGATGCACAGGAGGCCTATGCTGCCATGCTGGAGGCGATGGAAGCGGCGCGGGAACATATCCATTTGGAATTCTATATTTTTCGTGACGATGAGATTGGGGAGCACTTCCAGGAGGTGATGGTCCGCAAAGCGCGTCAGGGGGTCAAGGTACGTCTGCTGTGCGACGGGCTCGGCAGTCATAGCCTGAGACGGAAATTTATCGGCACCTTAAAACATGCGGGAGTCGAGGTTCATTTCTTTTTGCCGCTGCTTCATTCGCTGCTGGACCGCAGGTTCAATTACCGGAATCACCGTAAAATTATGATAGTTGACGGTCTGATAGGGTTTACGGGAGGGATGAATGTCGGAGATGATTATTTGGGCAAAGACCCCAAAATGGGCTATTGGCGCGACACCCATCTGCGACTGGAGGGAGATTCCGTATATCATCTGCAGGCTATATTTCTGAAGGACTGGAAGCTTGCGGCAGGTGACTGGCTGAGCCATCCGCGCTTTTTTCCAACCCATAGCTGTACGGGACAGGAAGCTGTACTAGTGGTGGCCAGCGGGCCGGATGGAGCGATTGATGCGTCCGAGGAGATGTACTTTGCCGCGCTTTGTTCGGCCAGAAGGCGTATCTGGATTACCTCGCCTTATTTCATCCCTGATCCGACCATCTGCCGGGCGCTCAAAAATGCTGTACTCAGCGGGGTGGATGTTAGAATCATTATTCCTGCCAAACCGGACAACAAGCTTGTTTACTCGGCTTCATTGTCCTATCTGGAGAATCTGCAGGATGCGGGAGTGAAGTTTTACCGCTACACCAGAGGTTTCATGCATGCCAAGGTTATGATTGTTGACGATCTGCTGGCCACCATTGGCAGTGCCAATCTGGACATGCGCAGCTTCTATTCCAATTTTGAGCTGACGGCCGTTCTGCTCCATCCGGAGAGCATTGCTAAGCTGGCCTCGGACTTTGAAAAGGACTTGCAGTACAGCCCATTTATTGATCCCGAACAATTTAAAGAGCGAGCCTGGAATGTCAAGTTGATTCAAAGCCTTTGTCAGCTGTTATCCCCGCTATTATGA
- a CDS encoding YitT family protein has protein sequence MAQRIVMMVLGAAMMSVALEIFLVPNELIDGGITGISIMLSHIFNIPLGILLTLLNLPFLVIGYKQIGKTFALSTLFAVILMSIGTQLLHPVKPITVEPLLAAVFGGVILGVGVGLVVRYGGSLDGTEIVAILVAKKLPFSVGEVVMFFNFFILSVAGFVFGWNNAMFSLIAYYIAFKMIDVTLEGLDQSKSVWIISDKFRDIGEALTERLGRGVTYLDGEGGFSGENKKVIFVVITRLEEAKLKSIVEDWDSDAFVAIGNIHDVKGGRFKKKSIH, from the coding sequence ATGGCTCAACGGATTGTGATGATGGTGCTGGGCGCGGCAATGATGTCCGTTGCGCTTGAAATTTTTCTTGTTCCCAATGAGTTGATTGACGGCGGAATAACCGGTATTTCTATTATGCTATCCCATATTTTTAATATTCCTCTCGGCATTTTGCTGACGCTGCTCAACCTGCCGTTTCTGGTTATCGGGTATAAGCAGATCGGCAAAACCTTTGCCTTATCCACCTTGTTTGCCGTAATTCTGATGTCTATCGGCACCCAATTGCTGCATCCGGTCAAGCCGATTACAGTTGAGCCTTTACTGGCAGCCGTGTTTGGGGGCGTTATTCTCGGGGTCGGCGTAGGACTCGTTGTAAGATACGGGGGATCGCTTGACGGTACGGAGATTGTAGCTATTCTGGTTGCTAAGAAGCTGCCGTTTTCTGTCGGCGAAGTAGTTATGTTCTTCAACTTCTTTATTCTTTCCGTAGCGGGCTTTGTATTCGGCTGGAATAATGCCATGTTCTCCCTGATTGCGTATTACATTGCCTTTAAGATGATCGACGTTACCCTTGAGGGGCTGGATCAGTCGAAATCGGTCTGGATTATCAGCGATAAATTCCGCGATATCGGAGAAGCGCTGACGGAGCGTCTTGGACGCGGTGTTACGTATCTCGATGGCGAAGGCGGATTTTCCGGTGAAAACAAGAAAGTAATCTTTGTAGTCATTACACGGCTGGAAGAAGCGAAGCTTAAATCGATTGTTGAAGACTGGGATTCGGACGCATTTGTTGCTATCGGTAATATCCATGATGTAAAAGGCGGCCGTTTTAAGAAAAAATCAATCCATTAG